GAAGTCCGAGGGAGGCACCCCCTGCATCAGAGAAGACATCTTGCAGGAGTGAGATCAAAGGAGGCTCAGCCATGGTGTGGAGGTCTTCAACACCATGATGGTGCCGGAGCGTCTGGCCTCGACCGGCGGCGCGCTGGGAGGCGCGCGGGCGGCCCTGGAGGTGGCGGTCGGCTACCGACTCCGGATTGCCGAGCGCCCGGCGCCTGGTGAGTGAGGCCAAGCGGTTCGCCACCGAGACCGCCTGGGAGGTTATCAACCTGGCCATGCAGATCGTGGGCGGCATCGGATACACCAATGTCTTCCCGCTGGAGCGGATCCTGCGCGACACGCGCCTGACGCAGATCTGGACCGGCACCAACGAGATAATGAGCCTGCTCATCCAGCACGAGTGCTACCAGGAGGTGC
The window above is part of the Armatimonadota bacterium genome. Proteins encoded here:
- a CDS encoding acyl-CoA dehydrogenase family protein; its protein translation is MSEAKRFATETAWEVINLAMQIVGGIGYTNVFPLERILRDTRLTQIWTGTNEIMSLLIQHECYQEVLGAPRPGRLVEADAAEADAVDEKVY